TCTTCATGGCATCAACAATGCTTCCTGTTACTTTTAGAGAATCGATGTAACTGCCTGTTGATAAAACATAACGGTAGTATGGGTACGGATTGCCTTCATTATTATCGGTAATACTATTGCCAAAGTTGAAGGCGTATGTGGTATTGGGGGCTAGTGTATCGTTTATTTTGATAACCACCTTTTTACTGGCACCACCCAACGGACTTATGTCGGGTTGGTATTCCATGGGCGGTGAAATAATTAATTGCTTTTGGAGGTCCTTAATTTTGATATACTCATCGAAAGTAATTTCAATTTCATTGCCTTCAAAATTGGTTGAATAATTTTCAGGATTAGATTTGATAATCACCGGTGGTAATTCGTCCTTAGGCCCGCCACCAGGAGTGCCTCGGTTGGCACAATTGATACATACAGAGGTGATTAAAAGGACTAGAGCAAAATTAAAAAGCGTCTTTTTCATTAAAGAATCAAAATTTTTACAAACCTACATAATTTTAAAGATATATTAGGTAGTCTGTTAGGCTATAGCCATGGTAGCGATACTTATTTTTATATTATTTGCTAAATTTAAAACCGATGCACAGGATTCTAAGGTCGCGCCCGTAGTTATAAGGTCATCGACTATTAAAATGTGCTTTCCCGTTATGGGATCTGGGTTTGTTAAGGTAAATTGTTCGGTGTTATTTTGCCAACGCGCCAATCGTTTTTTGTGTACTTGCGATCTGGATGTTGTAACTTTTAGTAGAATATCATCTCTATATTCGGCATGTAAGGCTTTAGCAATCTGTTTCCCAAATTTAGCAACCTGGTTGTAGCCACGGGTTTTTAATTTATTTCGGTGAAGTGGCACCGGAATAACCAAATCGATGTCCTTATAGTCTTTAATGTCTTGTAATTCGGCGCCCAACCAGTTTCCTAAAAAAGCACCTATTTCTTCCTGGTTTTTATATTTTAAATTATGAATGAGTTGTTGTACGTTACTTTTCTTTTCAAACCTAAAAAGAGCGGTAGCATGTTCAATTTTCGTTCTGCCATACAGTACTTTCTTGACGCTTTCGTCGTTGGTGAAATGAAAATTGGTTACTGGTAAATCGTGACGGCAATCTAGACAAATCATTTCAACACGGTCGTTTAAAGCCTTTAAACAGGCGCAGCACACTCTAGGGAAAAATAAGTCGATTATAGCTTGAAACATGTATGTGAAAAATCTTACTCGTAAACATAGTTAAAAAATGGCGCTTTTTAGGGTTATTTTGTTTCAAAAAATCTTTATTAAACAGGCTATTAGTTTACTGCGGTTTTTTATTTTTGCAGGATGGCAAATCAAGATGATCAATTTAAAAAAGTAATCTCTCACGCAAAAGAGTATGGTTACGTGTTCCAAAGTAGCGAGATCTACGACGGACTAAGTGCAGTTTACGACTATGCTCAAAATGGTGTTGAGCTTAAGAAAAATATTCGCGACTATTGGTGGAAAGCCATGGTGCAAATGCATGACAATATTGTAGGTTTAGATGCTGCAATATTTATGCACCCAACCACCTGGAAGGCCTCTGGTCACGTTGATGCGTTTAACGATCCTTTAATTGATAATAAAGATTCGAAAAAACGCTATAGAGCCGATGTTTTAATTGAAGACTATTGTGCTAAAATAGAAGCTAAAATAGATAAAGAAGTAACCAAGGCAGCTAAGCGTTTTGGTGATGCTTTTAATAAAGAAGAGTTTGTTTCTACGAACCCTCGTGTTTTAGGATACCAAGAAAAAATAAATACCACACTTTCACGTATGGCCAAATCTCTTGAAAATGAAGATTTAGCCGATGTAAAAGCCCTAATTGAAGAATTAGAAATTGCTTGTCCGTTATCCGGAAGTAAAAACTGGACCGACGTTAAGCAGTTTAACTTAATGTTTGGAACAAAACTTGGCGCTTCCGCGGAAAGTGCTATGGACCTATATTTAAGACCAGAAACGGCACAAGGTATTTTTGTGAACTTCCTAAATGTTCAGAAAACAGGACGTATGAAGATTCCTTTCGGAATTGCTCAAACAGGAAA
This genomic interval from Tamlana carrageenivorans contains the following:
- a CDS encoding ComF family protein yields the protein MFQAIIDLFFPRVCCACLKALNDRVEMICLDCRHDLPVTNFHFTNDESVKKVLYGRTKIEHATALFRFEKKSNVQQLIHNLKYKNQEEIGAFLGNWLGAELQDIKDYKDIDLVIPVPLHRNKLKTRGYNQVAKFGKQIAKALHAEYRDDILLKVTTSRSQVHKKRLARWQNNTEQFTLTNPDPITGKHILIVDDLITTGATLESCASVLNLANNIKISIATMAIA